One Oncorhynchus kisutch isolate 150728-3 linkage group LG11, Okis_V2, whole genome shotgun sequence genomic region harbors:
- the prlh2 gene encoding uncharacterized protein prlh2, whose product MNNLARGKLSTDPPQQTTNVYVPCRPSTMTPETTAACPVMVGECVLGSRWLMSALTILLLLSTTVTCVHSTTVEHDFHIVHNVDNRSPEIDPFWYVGRGVRPIGRFGKRQSGGGGSGGLRHPVAMVSTLEILLDIIRNQENIGKTLSGEDADWLP is encoded by the exons ATGAATAACCTGGCACGAGGAAAACTCTCCACCGACCCACCTCAGCAAACTACCAACGTTTACG TGCCTTGCCGTCCATCCACAATGACACCTGAGACTACAGCTGCGTGCCCAGTGATGGTGGGAGAGTGCGTCCTGGGGTCCCGCTGGCTGATGTCTGCGCTCACGATTCTGTTGCTGCTTTCCACGACGGTCACCTGCGTTCACAGTACCACGGTGGAGCACGACTTTCACATCGTTCACAATGTCGACAACAGAA GTCCAGAAATAGATCCATTCTGGTACGTGGGGCGTGGGGTAAGGCCCATCGGGCGTTTTGGGAAGAGGCAGAGCGGAGGAGGGGGCAGCGGAGGGCTCAGACACCCTGTGGCCATGGTCAGCACACTGGAGATTCTCCTCGACATCATCAGGAACCAGGAGAACATCGGGAAGACACTTAGCGGAGAGGACGCCGACTGGCTACCATGA